The genomic region TTTGCAGGAGAACCTACACAATCCATCGGAAAGAACTTTCTCCGTTCTTATGTGGGTGTGTGTCTGGAAGGGGCGATCATTGCACTGGCATGTATCATCTATTCTGCCTATGCCGCAAGCCCTCCGGCAGTAGGGGATACAGGGGTGAGTGCAGTTACAATCGTGTGGAACTATGTAGGAGAACTGGTATTCAATTTACTGGTGCTGGTTGGAGCAATTAAGGCATCTGACCGTATTGTCAGAGAAATGATGGGACTTGGAGGTTAAAAATATGGATACAAAGAAAACATTAAGATATAACTGGGAGTTCGGACGTGAGACAGTAGCGATACGAGTGAGCTCTTATCGGAACAATGGAAATTTATATGTAGGACTCTGCCATAAGGAAGGGAGAGAATGGGAAGATTTTGGAGATGTAACCATTAATCTGCCCTATCAGTTCTTAGAGCCAAATGAGGCTTTTATAACAGGAGATTTTACCAAGGATATGCTTCATTTTATCAAGGAACATAAACTTGGAAAAGTGTTGAATGAAACAGGAAGATCAGGATATGCAACCTATCAGAAGGTAGCGTTTGATCTAGCAAGACTTGCGGAATTTGATCCGGAAGGCGTTGCAGAACATTGTAGATTTGCCGGGATAGAAGTACCGAAAGAAAAACCACAGAAAACGAAGAAACAAAACAGGGGAGAGGAACGATAATTTATGGAAGTAAAGATGAACAAAGAAATCAGGGACTATCAGGAATCCATGTTTATGGGACTGGACCTGAGACAATGTGTGTGTTCTGTTCTTGCGATTCTTACAGCAGTCGGAATTTACTTTGGAATGCGTGATATTACCGGACAGGAAATAACCGGATGGCTGTGTGTGCTTGGTGCTGCTCCATTTGCTGCCTGTGGCTTTTTCGAATATCATGGTATGACAGCCGAACAGTTTTTACGGGCAGTGATCAAATCCGAATTGCTGTATCCGAAGAAACTGGTGTTTCAGTCGGAAGATATCTACTACTCCTGCATGCAGAAGACCATCTCGCTGGGAGAAAAGAATCAAAAGGATGGAGCAGAAATCATAAAAGAGCGGGAGCAAAAAGCAGAAGCAAAACAGAGAAAGAAACGCAAGGGAAGGAGTGATGCCTTTGATTAAAACCTTAAGTCAGGCACTTCGGATGGATAAGGAACGCTTCAAAGTTCCGAAATCCGTCCAACAGGCAATTCCCATCCAGCGAATCTGGCCGGATGGAATTTTTCAACAGGGAACGAAATTCTCAAAAACATATCGTTTTACAGATATCAACTATTATATTGCGAGTAAGGACAATAAGACAGAAATGTTTCTGGATTATTCTGAACTCTTAAATTCACTGGATTCCGGCATTTCTGCCAAAATTACCATCAATAACCGGAGAATCAATAAAGAAGAATTCGAAAAGTCTATTCTGCTTCCAATGAAGGAAGATGGACTGGACCACTATCGGGAAGAATACAACGAAATGCTCCTGTCTAAGATTACAGGAACAAACAACAGCATCTATCAGGAACGGTATCTGACCGTCAGTGTACATAAAAGATCGATTGATGATGCAAGAACCTATTTTGCACGTATCGGAACAGACATCGTAACACATCTGGCAAAGTTATCGTCCACAGCAGAAGGACTGGACGCAGAGAGCCGGCTACAGATTTTCAGGGATTTCTTCAAGGGAGATGTCCCACAGGCATTCCCATTTGATCTGAAACAATTTGCCAAGAAGGGAACAAGTTTCAAGGACTGGATGTGTCCGGATTCTATGGAATTTGAACGTGATCATTTTAAAATCGGTGACAGGTACGGAAGAGTCCTGTATATGCAGGATTATGCAAGTTATGTTAAAGATGACATGATTTCAGAACTGTGTGACTTCAGCCGGAATCTGATGTTGTCGATTGATATCCTGCCAGTCCCTACGGATGAAGCGGTAAGGGAAATCCAGAACCGACTGCTTGGTGTGGAAACTAACGTGACCAACTGGCAGAGAAGGCAGAACGCTAATAATAACTTCTCGGCAATCGTACCATACGATATGGAACTTCAGAGAAAAGAAACCAAGGAAATGCTCGATGATCTGACAACCAGAGACCAGCGTATGATGTTCGGGATTTTGACAATGGTACATCTGGCAGACAGCAAAAAGCAACTGGATTCCGATACGGAACTGATTCTGTCAATCGCAAGAAAGCATCTGTGTCAGATGGCAACATTAAAGTGGCAGCAAGTGGACGGACTCAATACAGTGCTTCCTTATGGACTGCGAAAGATCAATGCCCTGCGTACACTGACAACGGAATCAACGGCTGTTTTAATCCCGTTCCATACACAGGAAATCCTGCAGCCGGGAGGTATCTATTATGGGCAGAATGCAGTCAGCAAGAACCTTCTGGTAGCCGACCGGAAGAAACTGATGAATGGAAACAGTTTCCGGTTGGGTGTCAGTGGATCAGGAAAGAGCTTTTCAGCAAAAGAAGAGATTGTGCATCTGGCATTGAGTACCGATGACGATATCCTGATTCTTGATCCGGAGTCCGAATTCACAAAATTAGTAGAGGCCTTGGGTGGACAGGTTGTAAAAGTATCTGCGACATCAGACAATCACTTGAATGCAATGGATATGGACGCAGCCTACGGAAATGAAAAGAATCCACTGATTGAAAAATCGGAGTTTATTCTGTCTGTATTTGAACAGTTGGTTGGAGCAGGAAACCTGTCGGCAAAAGAAAAGTCGATTCTGGACCGCTGTGCTGCAGATGTGTACCGGGATTATATCCGAAGTGGTTATACAGGGGAAGTTCCGACACTGAAAGATATGTACCGACAGTTGATGTTGCAGCCGGAAGAAGAGGCAAGAGGACTGGCATTATCATCTGAACTTTTTATCAATGGAAGCCTGAACACCTTTGCACAGCCGACCAATGTGAATAAGAAGAACAGGATCATGGATTACGATATCCGGGAACTGGGGGAACAACTTATGCCTCTTGGAATGCTGGTTACCTTAGACAGTATTTTTAACAGGGTAATTCAGAACTGGAAAGAAGGAAAAACGACATGGATATTTGCCGATGAGTTCTATCTGTTATTCCGCTATGAATACAGTGCAAATTTCTTCTACCGACTGTACAAGAGAATCAGAAAATACAATGGATTCGTGACAGGTTTAACCCAAAATGTTGAGGAACTTCTGAAATCGGACACTGCAAGACTGATGTTGGCAAACAGTGAGTTTTTGATTCTTTTGAATCAGGCAAGTACAGACAGGGAAGAATTGGCAGCTCTTTTGAATATTTCCGAAAACCAACTGTCCTATATTACAAATGTATCGGTTGGCAGTGGTCTGATCCGTTGCTCTGGAAATATCGTACCATTTGAGAATACGTTCCCAAAGAATACAGACCTTTATAAACTAATGACAACAAAACCGGGAGAATCATAATGAAGAAAAAAGAAGAAGTAACGATAACTTTTTATGCTGCAGAGTGCGGTGAGTTCCATGATTTAGGAGAATATACAAAATGCAGAACGCTGGAAGAGGCATATAAAAAGTACCAGAAGTATTGTAGAACATCTGCCAATATGTGTCCGGCTATTGAGTTTTCTATCCATGATCCGGAATCAATTTATTCGGATATGGAATATCCATTGCCGTTGTCATCAAAAGACAGGGGTGATTTGGAGCTTGTGCCATATTACAACGAACATCCACTGGTAAATGAGGCAATCAGACAGGTGGAGCAGTTGCAGAAACAGCAGGAAAAAAAGAAACATCGGGATGTTGCCCGATGAGATAAGAGATACGGAAAGAGGGTGACCGGATGAAAGATATCAAGGAACGGGTAAGGGATAAGAATCCGAAGATTCGAAATCCGGCTGCCCGACTTCCGAAAGAACTGGTTCGCTCAGCGGTTCTGGAAGCAAAAGAAAAGCCAAGGGAACTACATGAAAAAAGCAGTGGGCAGTCAGAATCCCCAACACAGTATGGAACTGAAAAAATAGAATCCGTACAGTACAGAGCGGCGAGTGTGGCAGGAAAAAGTATAGGGAAAACCACATATCAAGGTGGAAAAAAACTTGCTGGAGTGACCTACAGGAAGATAAAGGAAAGAAAAAGCAGACAGGAAGAAGCGAAAGCTGCCGAAGAAGCAATGGAGCAGGGGGCAGAAAGCGGAAAGAAATTAATCAAGTTGAAACCGGAGCAGGCAGCACTTGCCAAGGAGAATGGTAAACGGCAGGTGAAAGCAGCACCGAGAGTGGTAAAAGTATCCGGTCTGTCTCAAGAAAAAATAAAGACACAGGCATCCATGCAGAAACAGCAGATGGAAAAAAGTCTTCAGGCGATGCAGAAAGCAAGAGCAGCCCAGATGGCAAGAAAGTCAGCACAGGCATCGGCAGAAAGTGGAAAAGCAGTCCTTCAGGTAACTGGAAAGGGTTCAAAGTTATCCGTACAGGGAATTACAGCAGCGATTCAAAAAGGGGTAGTAGCTCTTGAAAAAATGGGAAAATGGATTGCTGCCGGAGGTAGTGCATTTCTTCTGGTATTTATTCTGATTGTGGGAATCATTGCAGGAGCAGCTTTCAGCAGTAATTCGGAAAGCTCCGAATCCCTAAGTGAAGAAGTGCTTGCGTATACTTCTGTGATACAGCAGTATGCATCCCAATACGGCATTCCGGAATATGTGTCTGCGATACAGGCCATCATGATGCAGGAATCTGGAGGCAGGGGAACAGACCCGATGCAGTGTTCGGAAAGTCCATATAATACAAGATTCCCACACACTCCTGGTTCTATTACTGATCCGGATTATTCGATAGAGGTTGGAGTACAGACCTTTGCAGACTGTATCAGACAGGCAGGATGCAGCAGTCCACAGGATCTGGACAAGCTGAAACTTGCATGGCAGGGATATAACTATGGAAATGGCTACATAGGATGGGCATTGCAAAGAGGCGGTTATACAGAAGCCAATGCATTGCAGTTTTCACAGGAACAGGCAGCTTCGCATGGATGGAGCAGTTACGGAGATCCCCAATACGTTCCCCATGTGATGCGGTATTATTCCGGTGGCAGCCTGTTTGCTGGTTTGTTTGGTAATCAGCAGATTGTGTCGGTTGCAATGGGGCAGCTTGGAAACAGTGGCGGTCAGAAGTTCTGGAGCTGGTACGGATTTGACAGTCGGGTAGAATGGTGTGCCTGTTTTGTAAGCTGGTGTGCGGATCAGAGCGGTCTGATTGCAAGTGGGAATGTTCCTAAATTCTCATTGTGCAGTGATGGAGTGTCCTGGTTTCAGGGAAAGAATAAGTGGCAGAGTGGCGGAACAACTCCGACAGCTGGAATGATCATCTTTTTTGACTGGGATCATGATGGAACATCGGATCATGTAGGAATAGTAGAAAAGTGTGAAGGTGGAAGAGTTTACACGATTGAGGGAAATTCCAGTGATCAGGTACGGCAGAGAAATTATGCAGTAGATTACAGTTCTATAATGGGATATGGGGTGATAAATTGATGGTTTCTTTCATAATTTGTTAAGGATTTTATAAGGGAGTTAATGAATGCTTTGGAAAATAGTCACAAAATAGGCACAGTTGATTGATAAATTGTTATTGTAACTTTTAGTGATAGACATATAAAGAGTTAGAAATCTTTATAATTGACTTGAATTAGGAGGTAGTGAATATGAGTGATCAGAATGTAAAAGCAGCACAAAAATATTTAAATGCGATGTTTGGTGGACATAAGGATTGGGTAAAACTGGATGAAGATGGAAAGACCGGAACAGCCGTGATGCAGGGAATCATTCGTGCATTTCAGATTCAGAATGGAATCTCAACGATTACAGGAACGGTTGGACCACTTACTATTAATACCATGAAGAAGTTAGCCATTATTACAAAAATGGATCCGAATGATACTCCGCAGGTTAATATATGCTTGGTTCAGTGTGCTCTGTTTTGCAAAGGATATGCTGCTGGAGGAATTACTGGAATTTATTATACATCAGGAGTAAATGCAGTTAAAAAGATGCAGGAAAATGCAGGACTGGAAGTTACGGGCAAAATTGATTGGAAAGTTTGGTCTGGATTGTTATCCCTAAACTGGTTTACAAAGGTTTCTGGTGGGGATTCCAATATTGTTCTTATTCAACAGCAATTAAATAGTGACTGGTCAGATGTTATTGGTGTTGGACCTTGTGATGGAATTGCCTCAAGACAGACAATTTTGTCTTTAGTTGGTGCATTGCAGGCGGCTGAAGGAGTTACAACTGAATTAATTACAGATTTGAATTCAGTTAATTTTGGCGATGCAACAACAAATGCGTTTCCGGGTACATTACAGAACGGACAGAACTCGACGAAATATGTTCCATTTAATAAGATTGCTCAATACGGACTATATTTTAACGGATATAATCCGGGAAGATTCGATGGCGTGTTTGATTCGACTACAGAGTCAAAGGTGTCAGAATTTCAGGAGTTTTATGGTCTGACAGGAATTGGACTTGTAACAAAAGGAAAAGTAAATGTTTCTACTATGAAATCATTGCTTACGAGTAAAGGCGATACAAACAGGGCAGCAAAAGCGTGTGACTGTGCAACAGTATTAAATAAACAACAGGCATTAGATATAAAAAATGCAGGGTATACTCATGTAGGACGTTATCTGACAGGTTCTGTTGGAAAAGAACATACACCGAAATATTTGACATCAACAGAAGTGAAAAACATTGAAAATGCAGGATTATCGGTATTCCCGATATATCAGGATGGAGGATATGAATTAAACTATTTTAAGGATCCGTCCCAGGGAAGTGTTGATGCACAGACAGCAATTTTAGCAGCCGAGAGAATCGGTATACCAAGTGGAACGACTATATACTTTGCAGTGGATTTTGATTGTTATTCATATCAGATTGATACATTTATTATACCTTATTTTGAACAGATTCACATGATCTTTTTCAGTTCGACAAATGATAAAAATTATAAAGTCGGCATTTATGCACCAAGATATGTATGTACTAAAGTTTATGAAGCAGGATTGGCAAGTAAATCATTTGTGGCAGATATGTCAACTGGATTTAGCTGTAATTTGGGATATTCGATGCCGAAGAACTGGGCATTTGATCAATTTTGTGAGTTGAACTCATTTTCTTCATCACCTTCGTTCCCACTGGATAAAGATGCATATTCAGGGAGAGATACTGGATTTAAAAAGTTCGATGCCGTATCGACAAAAACAGATGAGGAAATAGCGCAAGAAAATCTTCGGGCAAAGGTAAAAATAGCACGAAATCAATATGTCTATAATGTAATGGAGCCGCTTGGTTATCTGAATAAAATTATGGATGTGGGTGTGGAGTATGATAAGGAAATTTCACTGGGAACAATGATGAGTCCTCAAGGAGCAATTGATATTTCTACTAAAATATCCACATCGCTTGAAAGTTCAACTGGTAAAATTTATAATATAAAAGTGGATATAGGAAATGATGGAGAATTGACACAAACTTGCAAAAATCAAATTATGGAGATTTCATCAAATTTATCAGATACAGGTATAGAGGGAGCAGATAACTTTGGAAATACGATAGAAAAAATTGCTTTATCGGTTAAATCTGGTAATATTGCTTTTGAAATAAATAATGTTTTTGCCAATAGTGTAGAGTTTTCCATTGTATTTAGTACATCAGATTTGCTGCCAGAAGAGGAAAAAGAGTGGACAATATCGGTTGCTTTGATTTTTACAATGACATTAAATTCTAATAGTGGTCTTGAATTTAATGTTGTAGAATTCACAAAAGAGCATAGTAATATACTGGCAGGAGCCGTAATATTAGTTCTTGCGGGTGCATTAGTTGTAAATGCAATTCCGTCAATTATTGCTTTATTTTCAGCTGGAGCAGGTACTGTTTTTGGTTTGTTGATTCAAGCGCTGTAAATTGTAAAAGAATAAAAGAGACAATGGCCAGAGGTTCGATTTTATAAAGAGGACCTCTGGCAAAAGGGGGATTAAGAAGAATGCATATTAAATCAATTGTGTCAGATGAGGATAGGGAAGAATTAGAAAGAATGCTTTCGCTTGGGTTTATAATTCCTAATCAATTATTTAAAACAAGACAGAAAAGTAGAATGATTATCTATATTTTTACACCTGTAGAATTTTTACTGTCGATTAATTGTTATCTGTCGGAAAGTTATTTGATGTTTGGAATAGGGATTGGAACTTGTGTGGCTTGTGTGGCTTGGATTATTTGGTATCAAATGATTGGTAAAAATTTTGAAAAAAATGTTCATGAATTTGTCTGGGGTAGATCAGGATATGAAACGGTGGATATCGATGAAAACGCAATTAAAATAGATGAAGATCAAATTTATGAATTTAAAAATATTGATAGAATGTTCTTATATAAAAACTTCTTTTTTTTCATAACAAATGAAAAGAAAATATTTATATTTAAAACGACAGATATGGAGTCGGATGAACTTATAAAAATTATTAAAACAACAGGGATTTTATTTGAAAAAAAAGAAAAACCATTTAATATTTATAAGTATTGTAAAAAAGGAAAAAGTTTTTAAAAATAAGCAGAGGATGGTGGATTTATCATCCTTTTAGAGAAGAGCATGTATTTTAAAGGGAATCTGGTTTTGCAGGTTCCCTTTTTGCCATCAAAAACGTTGATGTTTTATCAAATGACGCTAAAAATAAAAAGAATAATGCAGGGGGTGACATTATTAGTTATCGCTGTAATATTTGGATAAAATATAAATAAAACATAAAAAATATAAATAAATTATAAAATGGCGACAGTTTTTTCTTACTCAAGTGTTTATTATATAGAGGGCAAAATAAGACAGCAAAGGAAGTGGTGCTGTTGCACCAGAAAAATGACACAAAATTGTTAATGTCCATTCGGGAAAAGAATTGAAAGAGATTCTTTTCCTTATTTGTCGTGTTACGAAAGACTGAGGGTGAGAAAATATGCTAGAACTTGCAATCTGTGATGATGACATCATCCTATGTAATTGGTTAGAACAGAAGCTACTCCATTATGGGAAAGCGAATGACTGTCAGATATCTGTAGAAATATACTATTCTGCGGAGCAGCTTCTTAACAGGCTGGAAGAAGAATCCTACGATATGTTATTCCTTGATATTTGTCTGGGACATGAAAATGGAATTGATATTGGAACGGAGATACGAAAGAAAAATTATGGAAAAGAATTGCGGATTACCTATATTTCAACATATCAGGAATATGCTATGAAATTATTCCGCATTCATCCATTTGATTTTCTTGTAAAGCCAATCCGAGAGGAAGAACTTTTCCGGGTGATAGGTGAATTACGGGAACTGTTAAAAGAACGGAAGAAAATATTTGAATATACGGATACAAAAGGAATCCATAAAATTTCTTATGATAAGATCCTGTATTTTTATAGTCTGGGAAAAAGAGTACATATCGTGACATCGGAAAAAGAATATGAATATCGAGGAAAATTAAAAGATGTAGCAGATATAACAGAAGAATATTTCTTACTGATTCACAAGTCCTATCTCATCAATATGGAACACGTGGAGCATTACGAATATGACAACGTGGTTATGAAAGATAAGACACGTCTCAGTATCAGTAAAGCAAATCGCAAGAAGGTCAGAGAAAGACTATTACAAACGGAGAAGAAAAGATTATGAATATACATTTGATCACTTATCTGACAAGTAAATTATTCTGGATTTATACTGTGTTCCGTTACAATACCATCCTGTATCCAAAAGATGAGGATACACAAAAGCTATTTGCATATTTTTGTGCGTATCTGCTTTCCTGCTGGGGAAGTATGCAGTGGGGAACGATGTACGGAGATCTGCTCTTTGAGCTGATCGCTCTGTTAATTATAACAGTAGCATATCAGGCAGACTGGCAACATCATGTCTGGAATACACTTATGGTATATATTATGGGAATTTTATGTGATGGGATTCCAATCGTGTTTTTTCAACGGTATGCGGTAGCAAGAAATCCGGTACATCATCACATGGGACCGGGAACTATCGTAATGGGAAATTTTATATTCTTTTTACTGGAAGTCATTATTGAAAGAAAAGTGGATGTAAAGAGAAGCTATTATATAAAGAACAGTCATTGGCTGGCTATGCTTTCTGTCCCGGTAATCAGCATTATAGTCTGTATCAGGATATTGCTGCCAGACAGAAGAGGTGTGCGGTCTACGATTGTATTATTCTTACTGTTTATCAATGTATTTATTTTCTATCTGCACGATGAGGTTCAGAAAAGTTATGTTGAAACAGCAAAACAGGAAGAGATGAAGCTTCAGATGAGTCAATATGCAAAAGAACTGGAGATGATGATGAAATCACAGGACAGGCTGAATAAGATACATCATGATTACAAGCACCATCTTATAACGATAGGGGCGATGGCAAAAACGGGAGGAAATGAAGAGATTCTGTCTTATCTGAAACAAATGGAGAATATAGCCAGAACAGCCTTATGTCATCATTTATATACAGAAAACCGTAATATGAATAATCTGCTGAATTATATTTTGGAAGATGTGAAATCAGTAATTGAAAAGCCAGAGATTTCTGTGGAAATACCGAATCATATAGGGAAAGAATTATTTGATCTAAGTATAGTTGTAGGAAATCTTATGGATAATGCCATTCGTGGGGCGGCAGCTTCAGATGAACGGAGATTATCGTTTCAGATGTATTATGGAAAAGGAATCATGAATATCCAGATTGAGAATAGCATAAAAGATACACCAAAAGTGCAGAATGGAATTTATCTGACAACGAAAAGCAGGAAAGAAGGACATGGAATAGGATTACAGAATGTGAAACTCGTAGTAGAAAAGTATCATGGTCAGATGGAGATCTGCCATACGGAGAAATCCTTTCAAGTGAAAATATTATTATATATGAAATTAGATGAAAAATAGTAAGGCGATGGTGTCTTACTATTTTTTTTCAACCCATTTCGTCTATTTTTGCCACCTCAAGGGTCATTTTTACCATTTGTGAAAATTTTGTGATTTTTTAGATTATAGTAGTGCCAAAGTCAGAAAAAAGGAGGGTAGCGGTTATTTTGTAAAGGAATTATAGAAAAAGATTACAAGAGGGAGAAAGAGACTATGAAGAGATTTCGAAAGTCGGCTATAGCCTTAGTACTTGCACTCCTGATGGCACTACAGGGAACAGAACCTATCTTTGTACAGGCAAAAGAGGCCATTGAGGATGTACAGAAGAATGCAGATTTCTCCAGACCAGAGGCTTTGACTGAAGAGGAAGCCGGGATAACAGATTCCACATCTGGAGAACAAGACAAGAGTCAGCAGTCTGATGCGGACGTACAAAATGAAACGACACCATCGGAAAATACAGAGACTCAGGAAGAACAGACAACTCCAGCGGAAGAAACAGAAGAAAATCCGCAGGAAAAAGAAGTGGAGTTGAAAGAACCACAGGATTACTATCCGATTCCGGAAGAACCGGAAGGTGAACTGATTGATTATGATGCCATTTCCAAAACTTATAAGACCGGAGAGAAGCAGTATACAACCGTTTATGGTGGATATGTCGGAACTTATAAGAATGAAGATGGTGATACAGAACTGGTAGATAATACTCTTGTAAAGCCGGAAGAAGCAGACACTCCGGCATCCGAAGAAGCACAGGAGGCCAGCAGCGTATCGCCAGATGAAGAAAAGGAAGAGAAAACGGAGGTTTATCAGAACAAGGCTAATGATTATGCCATTCTTCTTCCAGAACAGATGTCAGAAGACAATGGTGTAACGATTGAAAATGGAAAGACCAGAATCGGGATCATTCCAGTAGATGGAGATTATACACATTCCGTTATTAAGGACAATGCGATCCTTTATAATGAAGTTTATGAAGGAGCAGATGTTCAGTATACGGTACTGGATTCCAGCATTAAGGAAGATATCGTACTTCAGCAGCCAACAGACAGAGAATCGTATGAATATGAACTTCAGATTCCGGGATATCAGGCTGAAGTAAAAGATAATCAGGTATACATTTATCCAGAAGGAAAAACAATCAAAGATGCAAAGTATCTTCTGGAAGCACCGTCTATGGAAGATGCTGCCGGAGAAATCAGTTTCCTGATTACTCTGGAACTTCGGGAAGAAGATGGGAAAACAATCCTGACCGTAAAACCAGATATGGACTGGCTTTCAGCAGAAGAACGTCAGTATCCGGTCAGAATCGATCCGACACCAGTGGAGATCCAGAAGAGTTCCTTTAACATGATTGGTGTGGAAGAGGGAAGTCCAACCAGTCAGATTGGAGATAACAATTATCCGTATGTCGGATTTGATGATGGTATTAAGTCTGGAAACCTTGCAGGATTTGGAACAGCACACCAGAACTGCCGTACTTATATCAAAGTAAATTCGAATTTTAGTCAGATTCCGAAAGATTCCAAAATTGACAGTGCAACATTTGCAGTCAGTCAGAAAACTGCATACAGTGGTGGTGCATCCCAGTTTGGACTTTATCGTGTGGATCAGTCGTGGAACACCTCCATCACATGGAAAACAAAACCAGTAAATCTTACGTTTCAGGATGTACAGAATGCAAGTACCAGCAGGAACAGCTATATCAATTATGATGTCAAAGATCTGGTCAATGACTGGGTACAGGGAACTCATGCGAATAACGGATTTGCACTGGTAGCCATTGCCGAGGCAAATAACCTTGGAGCTTCTATGCAGTGTGAGGTACTGAATAACAGGGCATCCGTTTATGGACCGAAACTCAGCATCCAGTGGTCACCGGCTGAAGATCCATATCTGCGTGATATGTCACTGGATGAAACAACGATCCTGCTTCGCCCGATGACAGAAAAGAATACAAATGGAAAGCTGAAGTTTGATGCCGTATTTGCAGACGGAATTGCAAAGAGCAAATCTACAGTAGAATATTATCTGCTTCCAGATGAGGAAAATGAAGAACATCACGAAACAGATGCAAAACCATTGTATTCCTATCCAGACAGCACGGAATATAATAAGCAGTTCCCGGAGGCGAATAAGTATTACAGCAAAGA from Dorea longicatena harbors:
- a CDS encoding DUF4313 domain-containing protein; translation: MDTKKTLRYNWEFGRETVAIRVSSYRNNGNLYVGLCHKEGREWEDFGDVTINLPYQFLEPNEAFITGDFTKDMLHFIKEHKLGKVLNETGRSGYATYQKVAFDLARLAEFDPEGVAEHCRFAGIEVPKEKPQKTKKQNRGEER
- a CDS encoding PrgI family protein, whose amino-acid sequence is MEVKMNKEIRDYQESMFMGLDLRQCVCSVLAILTAVGIYFGMRDITGQEITGWLCVLGAAPFAACGFFEYHGMTAEQFLRAVIKSELLYPKKLVFQSEDIYYSCMQKTISLGEKNQKDGAEIIKEREQKAEAKQRKKRKGRSDAFD
- a CDS encoding lysozyme family protein; translated protein: MKDIKERVRDKNPKIRNPAARLPKELVRSAVLEAKEKPRELHEKSSGQSESPTQYGTEKIESVQYRAASVAGKSIGKTTYQGGKKLAGVTYRKIKERKSRQEEAKAAEEAMEQGAESGKKLIKLKPEQAALAKENGKRQVKAAPRVVKVSGLSQEKIKTQASMQKQQMEKSLQAMQKARAAQMARKSAQASAESGKAVLQVTGKGSKLSVQGITAAIQKGVVALEKMGKWIAAGGSAFLLVFILIVGIIAGAAFSSNSESSESLSEEVLAYTSVIQQYASQYGIPEYVSAIQAIMMQESGGRGTDPMQCSESPYNTRFPHTPGSITDPDYSIEVGVQTFADCIRQAGCSSPQDLDKLKLAWQGYNYGNGYIGWALQRGGYTEANALQFSQEQAASHGWSSYGDPQYVPHVMRYYSGGSLFAGLFGNQQIVSVAMGQLGNSGGQKFWSWYGFDSRVEWCACFVSWCADQSGLIASGNVPKFSLCSDGVSWFQGKNKWQSGGTTPTAGMIIFFDWDHDGTSDHVGIVEKCEGGRVYTIEGNSSDQVRQRNYAVDYSSIMGYGVIN
- a CDS encoding glycoside hydrolase domain-containing protein, yielding MSDQNVKAAQKYLNAMFGGHKDWVKLDEDGKTGTAVMQGIIRAFQIQNGISTITGTVGPLTINTMKKLAIITKMDPNDTPQVNICLVQCALFCKGYAAGGITGIYYTSGVNAVKKMQENAGLEVTGKIDWKVWSGLLSLNWFTKVSGGDSNIVLIQQQLNSDWSDVIGVGPCDGIASRQTILSLVGALQAAEGVTTELITDLNSVNFGDATTNAFPGTLQNGQNSTKYVPFNKIAQYGLYFNGYNPGRFDGVFDSTTESKVSEFQEFYGLTGIGLVTKGKVNVSTMKSLLTSKGDTNRAAKACDCATVLNKQQALDIKNAGYTHVGRYLTGSVGKEHTPKYLTSTEVKNIENAGLSVFPIYQDGGYELNYFKDPSQGSVDAQTAILAAERIGIPSGTTIYFAVDFDCYSYQIDTFIIPYFEQIHMIFFSSTNDKNYKVGIYAPRYVCTKVYEAGLASKSFVADMSTGFSCNLGYSMPKNWAFDQFCELNSFSSSPSFPLDKDAYSGRDTGFKKFDAVSTKTDEEIAQENLRAKVKIARNQYVYNVMEPLGYLNKIMDVGVEYDKEISLGTMMSPQGAIDISTKISTSLESSTGKIYNIKVDIGNDGELTQTCKNQIMEISSNLSDTGIEGADNFGNTIEKIALSVKSGNIAFEINNVFANSVEFSIVFSTSDLLPEEEKEWTISVALIFTMTLNSNSGLEFNVVEFTKEHSNILAGAVILVLAGALVVNAIPSIIALFSAGAGTVFGLLIQAL
- a CDS encoding LytR/AlgR family response regulator transcription factor; translation: MLELAICDDDIILCNWLEQKLLHYGKANDCQISVEIYYSAEQLLNRLEEESYDMLFLDICLGHENGIDIGTEIRKKNYGKELRITYISTYQEYAMKLFRIHPFDFLVKPIREEELFRVIGELRELLKERKKIFEYTDTKGIHKISYDKILYFYSLGKRVHIVTSEKEYEYRGKLKDVADITEEYFLLIHKSYLINMEHVEHYEYDNVVMKDKTRLSISKANRKKVRERLLQTEKKRL
- a CDS encoding sensor histidine kinase; its protein translation is MNIHLITYLTSKLFWIYTVFRYNTILYPKDEDTQKLFAYFCAYLLSCWGSMQWGTMYGDLLFELIALLIITVAYQADWQHHVWNTLMVYIMGILCDGIPIVFFQRYAVARNPVHHHMGPGTIVMGNFIFFLLEVIIERKVDVKRSYYIKNSHWLAMLSVPVISIIVCIRILLPDRRGVRSTIVLFLLFINVFIFYLHDEVQKSYVETAKQEEMKLQMSQYAKELEMMMKSQDRLNKIHHDYKHHLITIGAMAKTGGNEEILSYLKQMENIARTALCHHLYTENRNMNNLLNYILEDVKSVIEKPEISVEIPNHIGKELFDLSIVVGNLMDNAIRGAAASDERRLSFQMYYGKGIMNIQIENSIKDTPKVQNGIYLTTKSRKEGHGIGLQNVKLVVEKYHGQMEICHTEKSFQVKILLYMKLDEK